The following are encoded in a window of Sulfitobacter sp. S190 genomic DNA:
- the purC gene encoding phosphoribosylaminoimidazolesuccinocarboxamide synthase: MARRKKIYEGKAKILYEGPEPGTIVQYFKDDATAFNAEKKDVIDGKGVLNNRLSEYFMTGLNQIGVPTHFIKRLNMREQLVRQAEIVPLEVIVRNYAAGTMSKRLGIDEGTQLPRPIVEYCYKDDSLGDPLVTEEHIAAFGWASQQDMDDILSLALRVNDFLSGMMLAVGIRLVDFKIEIGRVYDGDFQRLIIADEISPDSCRLWDIETGQKLDKDVFRRDLGSLTDAYTEVASRLGVMPRTSTPVTKPTLIN; encoded by the coding sequence ATGGCGCGCCGCAAGAAAATCTACGAAGGCAAAGCGAAGATTCTCTACGAAGGCCCGGAGCCCGGCACCATCGTCCAGTACTTCAAGGACGACGCAACCGCATTCAATGCCGAGAAGAAAGACGTGATCGACGGCAAAGGCGTGTTGAACAACCGGCTGTCCGAATACTTCATGACCGGCCTGAACCAGATCGGCGTTCCTACGCATTTCATCAAGCGTCTCAACATGCGCGAACAGCTGGTGCGCCAGGCCGAGATCGTGCCGCTCGAGGTGATCGTGCGCAATTACGCGGCAGGCACCATGTCGAAGCGGCTCGGGATTGACGAGGGCACACAGCTGCCGCGCCCCATCGTCGAGTATTGCTACAAGGATGACAGCCTCGGCGATCCGCTGGTCACCGAAGAGCATATCGCCGCATTCGGTTGGGCCAGCCAGCAGGATATGGATGATATTCTCAGCCTCGCCCTGAGAGTGAATGATTTTCTGTCGGGCATGATGCTGGCGGTCGGTATCCGGCTTGTCGATTTCAAGATCGAGATCGGACGGGTGTATGATGGCGATTTCCAGCGTCTGATCATCGCGGACGAGATTTCTCCGGACAGCTGTCGCCTGTGGGACATCGAGACCGGCCAGAAACTGGACAAGGACGTTTTCCGCCGTGATCTGGGGTCGCTGACCGATGCGTATACGGAGGTTGCCAGTCGTCTCGGGGTGATGCCCCGCACGTCGACACCGGTCACCAAACCGACGCTGATCAACTGA
- the purS gene encoding phosphoribosylformylglycinamidine synthase subunit PurS has translation MKARVHVMLKNGVLDPQGEAVRHALGAMGFDGVEGVRQGKVIELDLAEGATEADVTRMCEKLLANTVIESYSIEVA, from the coding sequence ATGAAAGCGCGGGTGCATGTGATGCTGAAGAACGGGGTTCTGGATCCTCAGGGCGAGGCGGTGCGGCACGCCTTGGGCGCGATGGGGTTTGATGGTGTCGAAGGTGTCAGGCAGGGCAAGGTCATCGAGCTTGATCTTGCGGAGGGTGCTACCGAGGCCGATGTGACGCGGATGTGCGAAAAGCTGTTGGCCAATACGGTCATTGAAAGCTACTCCATCGAGGTGGCGTGA
- the purQ gene encoding phosphoribosylformylglycinamidine synthase subunit PurQ, with the protein MRAAVVVFPGSNCDRDLAVALERAGADVSMVWHKDDALPEGVDIVGVPGGFSYGDYLRCGAIAANSPICKSVAAHAERGGYVLGICNGFQVLTETGLLPGALLRNAGLKYICKTVGLRVETSASDYTCGYNAGDVIDIPIAHHDGNYFADAETIAMLQGEDRVAFTYTDNPNGAQADIAGILSQNRRVLGMMPHPERAADDGHGGTDGAALFRALAGVLTAV; encoded by the coding sequence ATGCGCGCGGCTGTTGTCGTTTTTCCGGGGTCCAATTGTGACCGCGATCTTGCTGTTGCGCTGGAGCGTGCCGGTGCGGATGTCTCCATGGTATGGCACAAGGATGATGCGCTGCCCGAGGGTGTCGACATCGTCGGCGTGCCGGGCGGTTTTTCCTACGGTGATTATTTGCGGTGTGGCGCGATTGCGGCCAATTCACCGATCTGCAAATCCGTAGCCGCGCATGCGGAACGTGGCGGTTATGTCCTGGGCATTTGCAACGGGTTTCAGGTTTTGACCGAAACCGGTTTGCTACCGGGGGCCTTGCTGCGCAATGCGGGGCTGAAATATATCTGCAAAACGGTCGGTTTGCGGGTCGAAACCTCCGCATCCGACTATACCTGCGGATACAACGCCGGCGATGTGATCGATATTCCGATTGCCCACCACGATGGCAACTATTTTGCGGATGCCGAAACGATAGCGATGCTGCAGGGCGAAGACCGTGTTGCTTTCACCTATACCGACAATCCGAACGGGGCACAGGCCGATATTGCGGGTATTCTGTCGCAAAACCGCCGTGTTCTGGGGATGATGCCGCATCCCGAGCGGGCGGCGGATGATGGCCACGGCGGCACCGATGGGGCGGCGCTCTTCCGCGCATTGGCCGGGGTACTGACAGCCGTCTGA